Below is a genomic region from Deinobacterium chartae.
GACATCTGCTCCTGGGACAGCACGTACCGCTTGGCGATCAATCGGGTCAGGTAGGTCAAGACGCCCACGATGATCGGGATCAGGACCATCACCAGCAGGGTGAGCTGCCAGGAGATGCTGAAGAACCAGTAGAAGGACACCACGAAGATCGAGATGATCATCCCGATCTGCCACAGTCCGAAACCGATCATCTCGCGCACCGCGGTGAGGTCGCCGGTCAGGCGGTTCATCAGGTCGCCGGTGCGGGCCCGGTCGTAGTAGTACTTGTCCAAGGTGGTGAGGTTCGCGAAGATATCACGGCGGATCTCGTAATCGGTCTGACGGCTGGCCACCACGATCTGACGGCGCACGATCAGCATCATGCCGCCCGAGAGTGCGGCTGCCCCCACCAGCCCCAGCGCGTACCACAAGAGTTCGCCCCCGCGGACAGCGGGGGTCGCGGGATCACCATCGAGCGAGAACTTCAGGGCGTCTAAGGCCTTGCCGATCACCAGGGGGCCTAAGGTCACCGCGATGTTGGCGATCACCACCGCCAGCATGCCCACCACGTATTGCCTCGAGTGATTGCGCAAATACGGCCACAGTTCCTTCAATCGATCCACTCTCAACCTCGTCGCGTCCCCCTGGCCGGGCCAAGGAGCGGGTAATAGGGAAACATCGAGCCGTTGCTCGGCAGTAGCTCAGTCTAGGACTGCACCAAGAGCGTCACCATGCGCCGAATGACATAGTCGTGACCTGCTGCGGGACTGAAGAAGGTCTTAAGCCCCGGGGAGCAGATGCCCAGGAAGCGACGGGTTAGGGTGTGTCCTACAGGGAGCTCCCGCTCTGCCATACACCACCCGGGAACCCCTGCGGAGGACTATGCGTGTAGGCATCGTGGGAACCGGATTCGTAGGTGCGGCGGCGGCTTATGCCATGACCCTGCGCGGCAGTGCCGCCGAGCTGGTCTTGACCGACGTGAACGCCGACAAGGCCCGCGCGGAGGCCCGCGACATCCAAGACGCCACGCCTTTCAGCCACCCGCTGCGGGTCTCGGCCGGAGACTACGCCAGCTTAGACGGCTGCCGGGTGGTGGTCTTGACCGCCGGGGTCAACCAGAAGCCGGGCGAGACCCGGCTGCAGCTGCTCGAACGCAACGCCCGCATCTTCGAGGAAGTTGTCCCCCAGGTGGTGCAGGCGGCTCCCGAGGCGGTGCTGCTGGTCGCCACCAACCCGGTGGACGTGCTGACCACCCTGGTCGAACGGATCGCCCGACTGCCCGAGGGCCGGGTGATCGGATCGGGCACGGCCCTGGACACCGCGCGCATGCGCGCCCTGATCGCCGAGAAGGTGGGCGTGGACCCCGGACACGTGCACGGCTACGTGCTCGGCGAGCACGGGGACTCCGAGGTGCTGGCGTGGCGCAGCGTCGACATCGCCGGCCTCGAGGTCGCGCGGTTCTGTGAGATGCGCGGCCTGAGCTGGGGCGAGGTCGAGCGCGCCGAGATCGATACCCGGGTGCGGCGCGCGGCCTACGAGATCATCGCCGGCAAGGGCGCCACCTACTACGGCATCGGGACCGCGCTGGCCCGCATCACCGAGAGCATCGTGCGCGACCAGCGGGCGGTCCTGACCGTCTCCTCGAGCCTGCGGCCGGGCGGGACGCGCGGCGAGGTGGCGTACTCGCTGCCACGGCTGGTGGGCGGGGCCGGCATCCTGGCCACGCTGGAAACCCCGCTGGACCCGCGCGAGCAGCAGGCCCTGGCCGCGTCCGAAGCGGTGATCGCCGAGGCCGCAGCGGGGTTGAAATGAACCCGGCCCTACCCGTCCGAATGCCGCGCCTCGCGGATGGTTGACAGCCCCTGGGGGGTGTGTTACTATCCTTCTCCGGAAAGCGGCAACGCCCGCTGACCCCCAGGAGCAAACGGGCGCCACCCTAGCTCAACTGGTAGAGCACCCGACTTGTAATCGGAAGGTTGGGAGTTCGATTCTCCT
It encodes:
- a CDS encoding L-lactate dehydrogenase, whose translation is MRVGIVGTGFVGAAAAYAMTLRGSAAELVLTDVNADKARAEARDIQDATPFSHPLRVSAGDYASLDGCRVVVLTAGVNQKPGETRLQLLERNARIFEEVVPQVVQAAPEAVLLVATNPVDVLTTLVERIARLPEGRVIGSGTALDTARMRALIAEKVGVDPGHVHGYVLGEHGDSEVLAWRSVDIAGLEVARFCEMRGLSWGEVERAEIDTRVRRAAYEIIAGKGATYYGIGTALARITESIVRDQRAVLTVSSSLRPGGTRGEVAYSLPRLVGGAGILATLETPLDPREQQALAASEAVIAEAAAGLK